DNA sequence from the Pirellulales bacterium genome:
TCACCCGACTTAGAACCTCCAAACGACGCCGCTCCTTGCCGCTCATCCGAATTGTCTCCATGAACACCTCCTTTGAAGAGGTGATTGTGGGGACATTTCTACCTGCGCCTTAAGGGGACATTTCTATCTGCGCATTACACCAAGTATGTCCGACACGATGGCCGTGGCCCTTTGAAGCAGACTTTGCGGCACTTTTCATCCACGACTCGGCCGTCGTGTAATCAAAGCCTGGCGAGTCGACTCGAATCGTCAAAGCGCACTGAGAATCCGGGTGCCTAGCCCTCAGCTCGCTCAGTGTGTTTAAGGATGGGTTTGCCGGCTCGACGGCCGAAACCAACGCCTGGAACGATGCACCGGCAAGAAACAATAGCGAAAGAGCGGCGCTGATACTGCGGACGTGACGCATTGTTTTTTCTCCTTCCCGTAAATGTTAGGCGCCAACGAAAGCAACGACATTTGCGATCCGGCGCTTTGTTTGTTCTTCGCCTATCCCTCCACCGCGATCAGCCCGTCACGCACGCCGTCGGCGAGAATTTGTCGCGTGGTGTGGATTTCGGTCTGGTCTTCCAGCGCGAGTATCGCCGGCTCGGTCGAACGCAGCACGCCGGTGATCCAGGAGGCGCCGTCGTGATACTTCAAACGCATGCCGGCCTGGAAATCGACCTTGTGCCCGTTGCCGTTCTTGGTGGGCGGGGGCGAAGCGGGCTGCTCGGCCGCTTTGGTACTAGGCGACGGCACATCGACCCGCTTCGCGAGTACCCCGGTGCCTGCTACTTTGGCCGGCTTCTTCTTGTCGAGCACGCCGGCAAGCTCCTGCAACACGTGCCAGTTCTCCAGCCGGTCTTGCTTGGCCATCAGCAGCGTCTCGCTGGGCTTGCCGTCCTTGTCGAAATGCTTGGAGAAACGGCCTTCGCTGCGGGCAAAGTCGATGAAATCGACCTGCTCGCCGGTCTTGGGGTTCAGCCACCAGTCGTCGTGTACGGCCGGGTTGCCTTGCAAGGAGAGACGCTGCTTGATGGTGTCGCCCTTGCGCGGATCGTAGCACAACAGCGGGAAGGCCCGCGTGTCGACCGCCAGGCGGGCCTGGTCGGTCGCCATGTTGTCGGCCACGCCGTGTTCGGGCTGGCAGGTCGTGTAGCAGCAGACCAACGCCGGCCCGTCGAACTCCAGGGCGTCAATAACAGCCCGATAAAAATGGTTGATGTGCGCGCAGGTCGTCTGGGCGACGAAGGTGCGAGGGTGCATCATGGCGATCTGGGCGATCTCCTTGCGGCGCTCCTGCTTGCCGTCGATCGCCTTGCCGTGAACGCTCATCTTCGTGTTCTGCCCGGTGAAACTGGAGGTCGAGGCCTGGCCGCCGGTGTTGGAATAGACCTGCGTGTCGAGCACGAAAATCTTGATGTTCGCGCCGGAAGCCAGAATGCGCGAGAGCGACTGAAAGCCGATGTCGAACATTGCCCCGTCGCCGCCCAGGCACCACAGCGGCCGGTCTTGCCAGCCCATCTGGTCCCAACGCATCCGCACGCCCATGGCGAAGGCCGGAGCGTTCTCGAACAGCGAGTTCGACCACGGCACCAGGTACGGATTGTAAGGATACGTCGAAGTGTAAACCGTGTTGCAGCCCGTGGCGGCGATGATGCCCCAGCGGTCGCCGTACTTGGCGCCGGTGGCGGAGCACATCATCCGCAGGGCGGTGCCTTCGCCGCAGCCGGCGCAACTGCCGGCCCCGCCCGTATAAATGTGCGTCTGCTCCTTGAGCATCATGTCGACCAGCAGGTTGTCGTTGACGTATTTGTCGTCCGACGGGCCGAAGTTTTTGAAGTAGCGGTGGCTCTTGCGGATCGACGTCATCACGTCGTCGGTTTTGGGGATCATCTTCAGGGCCAGATCGTCGCAGACCGTGACGCACTCGGCGCACCCCTTGCACTTGCTGGGGTCGATGATGATCTGGAACATGCCGCCGTCGCCGTCCTTCTTTTTCGGGCCTTCGTAATACTTGCGGGTCTTGGACCACTGCTGGCGATACATCTCGCGGTCGGCCTCGTCGGGGATTTCGGCCAGCTTTTGCTCCAGGTGGCTTTCGCTGATGACCTTGCCGAGAATGGCGGTATCCGGGCAGAGCGTGACGCAGTCCATGCAGCCGGTGCAGTTCTCGGTAATGTATTCCGGGATTTCCGGGGCGATGTAGCTGAAATCGCGGAGCGTGGCGGTGCCCGCCGGCACCAGCGAGCGGGCCACGCTCAAATCGGCGGGCAGCCCCTTCTCGGCGTACCCGTCTTCATACGAGCGAATGATGCGGTCGTTGAAATCGAGCACGTCGAGGACGGGGAGCTTGACCTGGCGATACGGCTGGTCGACCAGCGTGCCGTAGGAGTTGTTGTTGAAGGGGTCACGCGCGGAGGCGTCGTTCATGGAGGGGGTAACAGCGGTGGACATGGTTGCTTTCTATGGTTGGGTTAGGTGTTGTCTCTCTGTAGGGAACGCCCTCAGTGGCGTTCCGCAGTCGGGTTATCTGTAGGGAACGCCCTCAGTGGCGTTCCGCGGTCAGGTTGTCTGTAGGGAACGCCCTCTGTGGCGTTCCGCGGGCTGCCGATGGATTCTCGCTTCTCATTGGGTCACCACCACGGATCGACAATCACGGAGTGCTCCCATTCGTTCCAATCCTTGACAAGGCCACGTCGAACTGGGTTGCTAAGTATATAGACTGCGACCTCTTCGAACGGCCAGTCGAGGTCGAGCACGCGGTCGTAAGATCCTTTCTGCCAAAGCTGGCCGCGAATGCCGAACCGCCAGCTTTTGTTGGTGGTGTAACTCTTGAAGCGGCTCAAATGGTCCAACACGCCTTCCGGGACCAAGCCCCGCGTGCCGGCATTCACGAGTTTCAGCTCTCGCTCGGTGAGCCGGCAAAGAAAGTGCAGGTGATCGGGCATCAAGCAGTAGCAAAACAACAGCCAGCCGTACCGCTGCTTGGTCCAAATTAGTGAGTCGATGACCTCTTTGGCGAGATCGGCGTTTAGAAACGGAGAACCCTGATGCCGCGCACAAACCGTGAAGTGGTATTCATATTCGGTGGTGGCATAGGCCGACGGAGCGAGCCGGTGCGATTTGCGAACAGGGCGCCGTTGTTGAGGGTCGATCATTTGTTGGTTTCGATCTACTCGCACATCGCGGAACGCCACGGAGGGCGTTCCCTATAGAATCTCGTTCACTCGTACTCCGCGGAACGCCACGGAGGGCGTTCCCTACAGACCATCTCGCGTTTACCCCATCACCTCGCGCGGTATCTCCTGCATCTCCCCGTAACCCCGCTTGACGCAGGTCAGGTTGTCTTGCACCACCTGCTCGCCGCGCTTGCCAAAGTATTTTCGCAGGGCCTTCTCGACGCCGGCGTATACCTGGTCGTCGGTCATGCCGCTGTCTCGGGCGTAGGGCGTCAACTTCAAGAACGCGCCTAAGAGCACAATGCCCTGCATGCGCATCTCCAGGTCGGCCTCGCTGGCCACGTCACGGGCAATCTGCACCATGTCGATGTAAAACATGCGCATGCCCTTCTCGCGAATCGATCGCTGATGCCAGGCAGGGATTCGCTTCCAGACCTCCGCCGGATCTTTCTGCGTCGATTGCATGAAGATCGCCCCGCCTGCCAGCATGCCCTCCAGCGGATTGCCGCTCTGCATGGCGTTGGTGTCGTTGAGCACCACCAGGTCGACGTGCTCCAACTCGCTGTGCATCTGAATGTGCTCGTCGGCGATCGTCAGATAATAGGTCGTCGGCAGGCCCTTCTTCTCGGAGCCGTACTTGGGATAAGCCTGCACGTCTTTGCCGAATACGTCTCCGGCGATCGTGGCGATGACTTTGTTCGTGGTCACCGAGCCGAAGCCGCCCACCGAATGGCCGCGCATCGAAAAGCCGCCGTGTGGCCGCAAATCGGGGTCTTCGGCCATCTTCAAGGCCAAGGCATGATTGATGCCGACGCAGAAATACTCCTGGCCGTCGTGCATCATGTTGTCGAAGATGGCGATGATGTCGCCGGGCCGAACGTCGCGGCTGCCCAGGCCGGCCGCGCCGTGATAGATGCGCGGCACGCGGTCGATGCGCTCGTGGCCGGGCTGGCCGCTGACCGCATCGCAAAACGCGGCCTTGATTTCGCGCGTCAGGTGGTTGCCCGTCGTCGAAAGCGGGTCGTCCATCCGCTCGATCACCGAAAACGCTTTGCAGTCCTTCAGCGCTTCGACAATCCGCCGGGCCGGGAACGGCCGGAAGCAGACCACCGTCAGGCAGCCCGCCTTGACGCCCTTTTTGTCTCGCAGATAGTCGACCGTGGCTTGGGCCGTCTCCATATACGAACCCATGCCGACCAGAATGTATTCGGCGTCTTCGCAGCGATAAGGCAGCACGAAGTCGTATTGCCGGCCAGTTTTCAGGCGGAACTCGGCGAACGCCTCTTCCAAGGCCGGTTCGACGCGGTCGTAATACCAGCGCTGGGCGATCTTGCCCTTCATGTACGAATCCTGGTTCTGCACCGTGCCCGACATGATCGGATGGTCGGGGTCCATCAGGTTCATCAGCTTTTCGGCCGGCTTGCCGATGTAGTCCTTCATAAACTCCAGTTCGGGCAAGCGCACCGATTCGACCGTGTGCGTGGTCAAAAAGCCGTCTTGCACGTTGAAGAAGGGCGTGTTGCTGGCTTCGGCCGCACGTCGGGCAATCAGGCACAGGTCGCCCGCCTCCTGGGCGTTGCGTCCAAAGATCATGCCCCAACCGCAGTCGGCCACGCTCATCAGGTCGTCGTGGCCAGCGTGGACGTTCAGCGCCTGGCTGGTGAGCGCGCGGGCGCCGATGTTCATCACTACCGGCAACCGCTTGCCGGCGATCGTGTAGAGCACCTCTTTCATCAGCACCAGGCCCTGGCCCGATGTGAAATTGGTGACGCGGCCTCCCGCCAAGGCGAAGCCCTCGCAGAAGGTGGCCGCCGAGTGCTCGCTCTCCGGCTCGAAGAACACAAGTTGATCGCCCCACAAGTTCGGCCGGCCGTTCATGACCGCGGCGTTGAAGCCGCCGCCCATCGTGGTCGAACTGGTGATGGGATAGGCTCCCGAGCCTTGCGAGATGTTGATCTCGACATGGACCACCGCCTCGGCGCCGTCGCACGTGGTCGGGATGCCGGGGTATTGGTATTTCGGCTCGACCCGCTCGGAAAGCACGTCGGGCACGTGCGTTTCGAACGCAGCGCGAGGGGTTTCGATTGTGGCAATACTCATTGATGTTTTTCCTTATCTAAATCTAGCAGGTAGGGCACGTTCCTTTCGCGGAGCGAAAGGCGACCATGCTCACCGTGGTTTCTCAGGGGCGATTATGGTTGGGGCGCGCCAATGGCCGTCGTCGGAAGCGGCCAGGGCGAGCGAACGGGGGGCGTAAAGGCCGTGCGATTCGAAAAAGGCGTCGTGCAGCCGGGCTTTCACCCAATCGACGTTGTCGGTGCTGAGCACCAGCGCCCACGAGCAACCGGCGTCGCTCATGCCGTCGTTGGTGGCGAAGCCCAGCACCGGCACGCCGGCTTCATAACAAGCGTCGAACAGCAGTCGCACCATCTCGTGGGTGCGCGAGTTGCGGGCATAATCGTCGTTGCCGAAAACGACGCAGGCGTCGAGGGCGGCCAGCGGCATGACGCCGCGATGGGTTTCCAGCCGCCGCGAATGAACGTAGTTGGCGAGTTTCTTCGCCCGTGCGTTGTAGTTCATCGCCGAAATGGGGTCAGTGCGTAGACCGGAACCCTTGCCCCGCGGTTTCCGGCGAAATGGCAAAATGCGTATCGGCTCCGGCGAGGCACCCTCAAAACGGGCGCGCTGTGCGGCGAAAAAGTGTGCGCCGCCGGTCTAGCTAAAACAACAGCTTCAGCCCCGGCCCCGTCGAACGTTGCCGCACCTCAGCGGCCAAGTCGCTATTGACCCTGACGTACACAACTCAACACGGTCATGCCCTTCATGCTACAGCGCCAGAGTCGTGTGTCAACGTGATTCCGCCAAGCGGACCGCCCTGAAAACCATTTAGGTTTGCCGCGTGACGCGGTGGGCGACGATCCAGACTTCTTCTTGCCGGCTGCCGTTGCGGCGGCAGGTCGACGAAATAAAACGCTTGAGTTTCGTCATCTCGCCGCTGACCGACCACTTCGCGCCGGCCGACGGCCTGGCGAAATCGACCATCACGATAACGATGTCATCCTCCATCCAAACACCATGATCGTCGCTCCACCAAAAGCCAGTTAACACGGCTGGCATGAGCTCGCTGAACGTAAAACCCGTTACGCCCAGCCGTCGGTTGTTGAGTTGCTGCACGTAGGCAATAACCTCATAAACTGCCTTCATCTCGCCGGTATTGCTGACGGGGAGATTGAAAACGACCCGTGGCTGCGACGTCCGGTGCTGCGGCCCGTAACGATTCCGCCGGCACGCTTCCGCGAACGTAGCCCGATAAGCTAAGCTGGGGTATCCGCATAACGGGCTGGGCCGCGAACCGTATGATTCACGTCGAAGGATTGACCAAATACTACGCCGACCTGCGGCGCGGAAAGCTGGTGGCCCTCGACGGGATTAGCTTCGACGCCGCCCCCGGCCAGATATTCGGCCTGCTCGGTCCCAACGGCGCCGGCAAAACCACCGCCCTCCGCATCATCAGCACCGTGCTGCGGCCCAGCGCCGGCAGCGTGACCGTACACGGCTTCGACGTCGTCACGCAGCCCTCGCAGGTCCGCCGCCAGATCGGCTTCATGTCGGCCAACACCGGCGTCTACGACCGCATGACCGCCTGGGAAATGGTCGAGTATTTCGGACGCCTGCACGGGCTGCGCGATCCGGAACTTTCCGAGCGGATGGAGCGGCTCTTCGACCGGCTGCAAATGAACGAGTTCCGCGACCTGCTGGGGGCCAAGATGTCGACCGGCATGAAACAAAAGGTGTCGATCGCCCGCGCGCTGGTCCACGACCCGCCGGTGCTGATCTTCGACGAAGCCACGTCGGGACTCGACGTGCTCGTCGCACGTGCCATGCTCGCAACGGTGGCCGAACTTCGCAGCCAAGGCAAGTGCGTGATCTTTTCGACGCACATCATGCGCGAGGCCGAAAAGCTTTGCGACCGGCTGGCGATCATCCACCGCGGCCGCATCTTGGCCGAGGGCACGCTCGACGAGCTGCGCGACCGGCACGAGCAACGCGACCTGGAAGAGCTGTTTTTTCAACTCATCACACGGCACGACGAAGGGTTCCGGGTTCAGGCTTCAGGGTTCAGCAAACACGAGGAAGGGTTCAGGGGTCAGGGTTCAGGGTAAAGGAAGGGTTCAGGGGTCAGCAAACAGGTGTGACGAAAGACCAACTGTTCGCTACTTTCTCTGTCTGGTGCCTGTTCCTGTTTCCTTCGATGTCCCGAACCCTGAACCCTGAACCCTGAACCCTGAACCCTGAACCCCGAACCCCGAACCCCGAACCCTGAACCCTGAACCCTGAACTCTTGCATGAACTGGTCCAACGTCAAGCTGATCTTGCATCGCGAAGTGCGCGACCAGTTGCGCGACCGCCGGACGCTGTTCATGATCGCCGTGCTGCCGCTGTTGCTCTATCCGCTGCTGGGCATGAGCATGTTCCAGGTGAT
Encoded proteins:
- a CDS encoding thiamine pyrophosphate-dependent enzyme, whose translation is MSTAVTPSMNDASARDPFNNNSYGTLVDQPYRQVKLPVLDVLDFNDRIIRSYEDGYAEKGLPADLSVARSLVPAGTATLRDFSYIAPEIPEYITENCTGCMDCVTLCPDTAILGKVISESHLEQKLAEIPDEADREMYRQQWSKTRKYYEGPKKKDGDGGMFQIIIDPSKCKGCAECVTVCDDLALKMIPKTDDVMTSIRKSHRYFKNFGPSDDKYVNDNLLVDMMLKEQTHIYTGGAGSCAGCGEGTALRMMCSATGAKYGDRWGIIAATGCNTVYTSTYPYNPYLVPWSNSLFENAPAFAMGVRMRWDQMGWQDRPLWCLGGDGAMFDIGFQSLSRILASGANIKIFVLDTQVYSNTGGQASTSSFTGQNTKMSVHGKAIDGKQERRKEIAQIAMMHPRTFVAQTTCAHINHFYRAVIDALEFDGPALVCCYTTCQPEHGVADNMATDQARLAVDTRAFPLLCYDPRKGDTIKQRLSLQGNPAVHDDWWLNPKTGEQVDFIDFARSEGRFSKHFDKDGKPSETLLMAKQDRLENWHVLQELAGVLDKKKPAKVAGTGVLAKRVDVPSPSTKAAEQPASPPPTKNGNGHKVDFQAGMRLKYHDGASWITGVLRSTEPAILALEDQTEIHTTRQILADGVRDGLIAVEG
- a CDS encoding transposase, which encodes MIDPQQRRPVRKSHRLAPSAYATTEYEYHFTVCARHQGSPFLNADLAKEVIDSLIWTKQRYGWLLFCYCLMPDHLHFLCRLTERELKLVNAGTRGLVPEGVLDHLSRFKSYTTNKSWRFGIRGQLWQKGSYDRVLDLDWPFEEVAVYILSNPVRRGLVKDWNEWEHSVIVDPWW
- a CDS encoding 2-oxoacid:acceptor oxidoreductase family protein; the protein is MSIATIETPRAAFETHVPDVLSERVEPKYQYPGIPTTCDGAEAVVHVEINISQGSGAYPITSSTTMGGGFNAAVMNGRPNLWGDQLVFFEPESEHSAATFCEGFALAGGRVTNFTSGQGLVLMKEVLYTIAGKRLPVVMNIGARALTSQALNVHAGHDDLMSVADCGWGMIFGRNAQEAGDLCLIARRAAEASNTPFFNVQDGFLTTHTVESVRLPELEFMKDYIGKPAEKLMNLMDPDHPIMSGTVQNQDSYMKGKIAQRWYYDRVEPALEEAFAEFRLKTGRQYDFVLPYRCEDAEYILVGMGSYMETAQATVDYLRDKKGVKAGCLTVVCFRPFPARRIVEALKDCKAFSVIERMDDPLSTTGNHLTREIKAAFCDAVSGQPGHERIDRVPRIYHGAAGLGSRDVRPGDIIAIFDNMMHDGQEYFCVGINHALALKMAEDPDLRPHGGFSMRGHSVGGFGSVTTNKVIATIAGDVFGKDVQAYPKYGSEKKGLPTTYYLTIADEHIQMHSELEHVDLVVLNDTNAMQSGNPLEGMLAGGAIFMQSTQKDPAEVWKRIPAWHQRSIREKGMRMFYIDMVQIARDVASEADLEMRMQGIVLLGAFLKLTPYARDSGMTDDQVYAGVEKALRKYFGKRGEQVVQDNLTCVKRGYGEMQEIPREVMG
- a CDS encoding ATP-binding cassette domain-containing protein, which translates into the protein MIHVEGLTKYYADLRRGKLVALDGISFDAAPGQIFGLLGPNGAGKTTALRIISTVLRPSAGSVTVHGFDVVTQPSQVRRQIGFMSANTGVYDRMTAWEMVEYFGRLHGLRDPELSERMERLFDRLQMNEFRDLLGAKMSTGMKQKVSIARALVHDPPVLIFDEATSGLDVLVARAMLATVAELRSQGKCVIFSTHIMREAEKLCDRLAIIHRGRILAEGTLDELRDRHEQRDLEELFFQLITRHDEGFRVQASGFSKHEEGFRGQGSG